Proteins from a single region of Leptospiraceae bacterium:
- a CDS encoding serine/threonine-protein phosphatase: MTNPFNKFNQRRNSIILKNCILLFFAILFVFILDKAYPLEIAHGVFWIFYNSILILLFVLLNISELKYLKKLLDLLMYFHASESHSLDYVNLNLQTLVFPLNLNDENYEVFGKLQPATYLGGDIINHARDREGNYWFAVGDASGHDLNSHLFSMMVLTQMNYLLNLAKTPKEMNEMMNKSLHTRIQSYPLPVNSYASLGLLKSDPNGNFQHYGLHPNFILYRADKKELEIIETSGHFIGIEVSNAVHSNSKEEAKNQFFTMNSGDILFCFTDGLFEQRNKERKYFGYRLYEFIKTENKENFPLFAKKLFETIKEFSGDQIDDDMTILIIRKK, translated from the coding sequence ATGACGAATCCTTTTAATAAGTTTAATCAAAGGAGAAATTCCATCATACTGAAAAACTGTATTTTGCTTTTTTTTGCTATTTTATTCGTATTCATACTAGATAAAGCATACCCTTTAGAAATTGCACATGGTGTTTTCTGGATTTTTTATAATTCTATTCTAATTCTTCTGTTTGTACTATTAAATATTTCTGAATTAAAATACCTAAAAAAATTACTCGATTTACTAATGTATTTTCATGCGAGCGAAAGCCATTCACTGGATTATGTAAATTTAAATTTGCAAACACTAGTATTTCCATTGAATTTAAATGATGAGAACTATGAAGTTTTTGGTAAATTACAACCTGCCACGTATTTGGGGGGCGATATTATTAATCATGCCCGCGATAGAGAAGGGAATTATTGGTTTGCTGTTGGGGATGCGTCTGGCCATGATTTGAATTCTCATTTATTTAGTATGATGGTGTTAACCCAAATGAATTACTTATTAAATTTAGCAAAAACTCCCAAAGAAATGAATGAAATGATGAATAAAAGTTTACATACGCGTATACAAAGTTATCCGCTTCCTGTAAATAGTTATGCTTCTTTAGGGTTACTTAAATCTGATCCAAACGGGAATTTTCAACATTACGGATTACATCCAAATTTTATTTTATATAGAGCAGATAAAAAAGAATTAGAAATAATTGAGACAAGTGGTCATTTTATAGGAATCGAAGTTTCCAATGCCGTCCATTCCAATTCAAAGGAAGAAGCGAAAAATCAATTCTTCACAATGAATTCTGGAGATATTCTATTTTGTTTTACAGATGGATTATTTGAACAACGAAATAAAGAACGAAAATACTTTGGTTATAGATTGTATGAATTTATCAAAACAGAAAATAAGGAAAATTTTCCTTTGTTTGCAAAAAAGTTATTTGAAACGATAAAAGAATTTTCTGGTGATCAAATCGATGATGATATGACGATTCTTATTATCAGGAAAAAATAA
- the fsa gene encoding fructose-6-phosphate aldolase, which yields MKLFLDTADTKEIAQVADLGLLDGVTTNPSIIASSKRKFKEVIKEICDITKGPVSAEVISVNYDGMLAEAMDLANIAENVVIKIPLIPEGIKCVAELTKRKIKTNVTLCFSAPQALLAAKVGATYISPFIGRLDDISFNGIDLVSEIRRIYDNYNFETQILAASIRHPIHFKEVAIEGADAVTLPYSIFQMLFKHPQTDLGLIKFLEDAKKIVY from the coding sequence ATGAAATTATTTTTAGATACAGCAGATACAAAAGAAATTGCACAGGTTGCCGACCTCGGGTTACTTGATGGTGTAACAACCAACCCGAGTATCATTGCCTCTAGCAAACGTAAGTTCAAAGAAGTAATAAAAGAAATTTGTGATATTACCAAAGGTCCTGTAAGTGCTGAAGTAATTTCAGTAAATTACGATGGAATGTTAGCAGAAGCTATGGACTTAGCAAATATTGCAGAAAACGTAGTGATAAAAATTCCGCTCATTCCAGAAGGAATCAAATGTGTTGCCGAATTAACAAAAAGAAAAATTAAAACAAATGTAACTTTGTGTTTTTCTGCACCACAAGCCCTATTAGCCGCAAAAGTAGGAGCCACTTATATTTCTCCTTTCATTGGTAGATTAGATGATATATCGTTTAACGGTATAGATTTGGTTTCAGAGATCAGAAGAATTTACGACAACTACAATTTCGAAACACAAATTTTAGCAGCTTCCATAAGACATCCTATTCATTTTAAAGAAGTCGCTATAGAAGGTGCTGATGCTGTTACCCTACCCTATTCTATTTTTCAAATGTTATTTAAACACCCGCAAACAGATTTAGGATTGATTAAATTTTTAGAGGATGCTAAAAAAATAGTTTATTAG